GCAACACCACGAGAACAAGAGCTGCTTCACGCCCGGCACGCCTGGAACGCCCGACATCACCATTCCGGGAACGCCCGGCACGCCCCCGGTGGGCGACATGCCAGGGACGCCTGGTACGCCTGCCACGATGATCCCGGGTACGCCCGGCACACCCGGCTACTGGCACCCCTGTCCGTGAGTCGTCGCTGCCCGTTCGTCATGGGCGAAACGCGACGAAGTCGACACCGGAGAACGGACTAACGCAGCGGCCAGGAGCGCCGTTTCGGCCGTGTCCGCTCCTAGCCGTGCGGCGACAGCCGCCGCATCATCTCCCACTCGATCAGAGCGGCGTCGTTCGGATACGGTTCGGTGCGACCCGTGCAGGCAAAGCCTAACTGCTCGTAGAACGAACGCGCAGCGGCATTGCTCGAGGTGACCATCAACCGGATCGCGGCGACCTCTCTCGCGCGCGCCCACCCGACAACCTCATTCACCAACAGACGCGCGATGCCACGACGGCGATGGGTCGGGGCAGTCCACATCGATACCAGCGTCGCCCGCGTCGCATCGTCCTCATCGAGCATCGAGCCCACGATACCGCAAGCGATCCCGTCGTCGATCGCGAGAAACCCGATGCCTCGCTCGCCGTTCCACCGAACGGCCCGCTGCATCCATTCGACGTCGCTCATCGCGCTCTCCGTCGCGTACGTCGAGCCGAACGCGCTCGGCGCGTCGCGCAGTGCGCGCAGACGGACCTCCTTGAATGTGGCGACGTTGCCCGGCGTGATTTGCGCGATCGCAATCATCGAACTGCCACGAAAGACATGCCTATCTAGACGTGGGGCGCGTCGTGTGCAACCGGGCGCGGAACAGCACCGGCCACTGCTTAGCCGTCAGCAACAGCTGCTGCCCATCGGGCGCCGCGCAGTACGCGCGTTGACTGCGAGCGGGCGCGTGGCGTTTGAACGAGCAGAACGCAGAACGCCGCAAAGAGCGCCACCCTGAAGCCGCGCCCCCTCGCGAGCGTCATCGTCGTTAGTCTGACATATGCGAGTACACGACGCGGCCGCCCACCACGGTCATCTGCACCTTCGCGTCGCGGATCTGCTCAGGGGGAATCTTCGTGAGGTCGCGATCGATGATCACGAAATCCGCCAGCTTCCCCCGCACCAACGACCCCTTCCGCTGCTCATCGAACGACACGTACGCCGCTCCGATCGTGTACGC
This genomic stretch from Gemmatimonadaceae bacterium harbors:
- a CDS encoding GNAT family N-acetyltransferase — encoded protein: MIAIAQITPGNVATFKEVRLRALRDAPSAFGSTYATESAMSDVEWMQRAVRWNGERGIGFLAIDDGIACGIVGSMLDEDDATRATLVSMWTAPTHRRRGIARLLVNEVVGWARAREVAAIRLMVTSSNAAARSFYEQLGFACTGRTEPYPNDAALIEWEMMRRLSPHG